A stretch of the Glandiceps talaboti chromosome 23, keGlaTala1.1, whole genome shotgun sequence genome encodes the following:
- the LOC144452864 gene encoding small nuclear ribonucleoprotein E-like — protein sequence MAYKGQKVQKVMVQPINLIFRYLQSRSRIQVWLYEQVNMRIEGHIIGFDEYMNLVLDDAEEYHMKTKNRKPLGRILLKGDNITLIQNVQQD from the exons ATGGCCTACAAAGGACAGAAAGTACAGAAGGTTATGGTACAACCTATT AATCTTATTTTCAGATATCTTCAAAGT AGGTCACGTATTCAAGTGTGGTTATATGAGCAAGTCAACATGAGAATAGAAGGACATATCATT GGCTTTGATGAGTACATGAACTTAGTGTTAGATGATGCCGAAGAATATCACATGAAGACAAAAAACAGAAAACCCCTAG GGAGAATATTACTTAAAGGGGACAATATAACGTTAATTCAAAATGTTCAGCAAGACTAG